Below is a genomic region from Echinicola rosea.
TTGTATTTTTGAAGGTAAAACCTAAAACCGATCCTAAAAAAAATTACACCATTGATTTACAATCAATTACCACATAAATCTATTTTCTTGTTTAGAGGGTAAACCATCCCTAATTTGTATTTGAATATTTGAAGGGAAACCTCTCCCTTAGTATTTTGGATATGATTTACTGTTTTGATTTAACAGAATGATGATGATTGTTTCACCTAATTGTTTGCATTATGGGGAAGGTATTGAAGACCGAATTGCTGAAAGAAGCTTTTGACCATTTGATAAAATTACGTCCTGAGATATACAGAAACCTGAGGCCCTATCTTCAGGTCAGCACCTTTCAAAAAGGAGAAATCATTCGTGAGCTGAATGAACCAGAACAATCCGCTCATTTTATTTATACCGGTACAGCTGCCCTGCTTTTTCCTGCCAAGAAAGGACGTGACTACCGAGTAAAGATTTTCATGGAAGGTACTGTGGCCGCTGATCTAAATGCCTATTTTGACCAATCCGATTCTCCTTTCTACCTGAGGGCACTGAGTTACGTTTCTTGCTTTTCATTGAAAAAAGAAGCAGAAATCGCACTTCTAAATGAAATGCCCGAAATCAGCCGCCTAAGCACCTTGATCAACAGGGAATTATTGGAAGAGACCTACAAATACCTAAAATCCTTTCAGCTTCCCATCGATGAGGGCTTCCCATTTTTCTGGGAACAATACAAAGAAGAGAGGGCCTTTCTCTCCAAAAAAGACCTGGCTTTTATATTCAATACTTCCTCAGCCACCATCACCAAGTTGATCAATCAGCTTCCATAAAGCAACACATGTAATGATTGAAGCCCCTACCTGATAAAAAGTCAATTAACCTATTTCTAAAAAAAAATCTATCTTTCACAAAACAGGACTTCACTTATTGTCCTTTATCTCAAAAACAAAAAATCCGCCTTCGAAGGATTTTGCTCCCCTAGTACACGGGGAATCCAAGATGGGAATGGCGTCAGACAATCCTACATCTTGCTGGTGTCCAAAACGACACCCAATAACTTCTTCAAAACCTTGATAATTTCTCTTTGCAATAGCTCTCTTTTGCTTTTTGATGACCGTCAAGACCAAACCTCCCCATTCACTCCTCTTAGATGCCACATAAAAACGGGAAGGAATAAAGGTCAAGGGTGCTGACAGCAGGAAGCATTCATCTCGCCCTTGACCGTTTTCCTGACCGGAATATCTTTGCAGAAAGGGGAAGTGGATACCGATGCAACAGTTATAAAAAACAGCAGATGATCCCCGTTTCTCCTATCCTAGTTTAACTGTTAAAGTTGACTATTTACAAGGATCAGCAACAACGCATTTCACCCATTATGGCCCCGATTTCCTCCCATCAAAAAGCTGCGAGTCCCGAGCACCATTCCCCCGACTTTGAAGGCTGAAAAGAGGGTTTTGTATACAAAACTACATCTTGCTGGCCGCCGGATCGCGGCCCCGGATTGGGACAAACTGGCCTCCGTTTAACAAGTTAAAATGATCGGCCTTTGG
It encodes:
- a CDS encoding Crp/Fnr family transcriptional regulator; translated protein: MGKVLKTELLKEAFDHLIKLRPEIYRNLRPYLQVSTFQKGEIIRELNEPEQSAHFIYTGTAALLFPAKKGRDYRVKIFMEGTVAADLNAYFDQSDSPFYLRALSYVSCFSLKKEAEIALLNEMPEISRLSTLINRELLEETYKYLKSFQLPIDEGFPFFWEQYKEERAFLSKKDLAFIFNTSSATITKLINQLP